One part of the Augochlora pura isolate Apur16 chromosome 3, APUR_v2.2.1, whole genome shotgun sequence genome encodes these proteins:
- the LOC144467904 gene encoding uncharacterized protein LOC144467904 produces MSITSTPELLTEAAGVKIFMTPLLEEESLSNVASITGKICVTLKDVKEAKSCGFHLTKSKWDPYPWVSCVETGSLADAGGLRAGDCLVSIEGKDLIGLKIKEVATFIHEHEKQNINLFIWRCINEEEKMAETGVAVKGPLPDVANKLANAVSGVVKALECPICLESSVPPVSQCVHGHIICVGCRPRTSRCPVCRVRLGQGRCLLADKLHKVFRDVFEIKGNSCDNITYQGWTLQDRLFGKSIKKVTSSKNDGAILKARHLLLSKLFFGGVEKAASADNLVTVSSEVSGTNETSNNNLKFEDCLRLSDRTKSASTGELSKETMKNVINESLQADGNDRISRVTSRISSSTSLMSSISQKGSIDSIACMQIVCPFQKQSGCKDIITPDLVLEHLIGVHEVPHIHFYSNPVQIPLPLPFGINAVYILHCAGELFFLQYEQEAVWISCATRGRSVWEWILHGQGENNTEIKMRRSVISLEIPMTLLSQHLAPLPNSLSLQILSIQLRECTSREQLEV; encoded by the exons ATGTCTATTACATCTACTCCAGAACTGTTGACTGAAGCAGCAGGTGTTAAAATCTTTATGACACCATTACTAGAGGAAGAATCTCTGTCAAATGTAGCCTCGATTACGGGAAAAATATGTGTGACGTTGAAAGACGTTAAGGAAGCGAAATCTTGTGGATTTCATCTGACAAAATCAAAATGGGATCCATATCCTTGGGTAAGCTGCGTCGAAACGGGAAGTCTTGCGGATGCTGGTGGTCTTAG AGCTGGTGATTGTTTAGTGAGCATCGAAGGGAAAGATTTGAtaggattaaaaataaaagaagttgCAACATTCATTCACGAGCAtgagaaacaaaatataaatctatttatttggagATGTATtaatgaagaagaaaaaatggCAGAAACAGGAGTAGCTGTAAAGGGACCATTGCCTGATGTAGCAAATAAACTTGCAAATGCGGTGTCTGGAgtt GTGAAGGCTCTAGAATGTCCAATTTGTTTGGAAAGTTCCGTGCCCCCAGTATCTCAATGTGTTCACGGACACATAATTTGTGTAGGATGCAGACCAAGAACGTCTCGTTGTCCAGTTTGCCGAGTTAGATTAGGTCAAGGTAGATGCTTACTCGCAGACAAACTTCACAAGGTATTTCGAGATGTTTTCGAAATAAAGGGCAATTCATGCGATAATATAACATACCAAGGTTGGACTCTTCAAGATCGTCTATTTGGCAAAAGTATCAAGAAGGTTACGTCATCAAAAAATGATGGTGCAATTCTGAAGGCGCGTCATTTACTATTGTCTAAACTATTTTTTGGCGGAGTGGAGAAAGCAGCTTCGGCAGATAATCTAGTAACAGTTTCCAGTGAAGTATCTGGCACGAACGAAACATCGAATAACAACTTAAAGTTTGAAGATTGTTTAAGATTAAGTGATCGTACGAAGTCTGCTAGTACAGGAGAATTGTCGaaggaaacaatgaaaaatgttatcaaTGAATCTTTGCAAGCTGATGGTAATGATAGAATATCAAGGGTTACTAGCAGAATTTCGAGTTCTACCAGTTTAATGTCCAGCATATCTCAGAAAGGTTCTATAGATTCTATAGCTTGTATGCAAATTGTATGTCCTTTTCAGAAACAGAGTGGTTGTAAAGATATTATTACTCCTGACTTAGTATTGGAACACCTAATTGGAGTTCATGAAGTTCCACACATTCATTTCTATTCTAATCCTGTACAGATTCCGTTACCACTTCCATTTGGTATTAACGctgtttatatattacattgtgCTGGGGAACTTTTCTTCTTGCAg TACGAACAGGAAGCTGTCTGGATTTCGTGTGCGACGAGAGGTAGAAGTGTATGGGAATGGATTTTGCATGGTCAAGGAGAAAACAATACTGAAATAAAGATGCGAAGAAGTGTAATCAGCCTCGAAATTCCTATGACACTACTGTCTCAACATCTAGCACCATTGCCAAACTCATTGTCATTGCAAATATTGAGCATTCAATTGAGAGAATGTACTTCTCGTGAACAGTTAGAGGTATAa
- the P53 gene encoding transcription factor p53 isoform X1 codes for MTNKNGFSDSQESALLDDDAFSELQREIGSHTLPLLTENMIDDNIDDKFESNQEYDMTNLTQQYMEGKVMKNEDSPEYYPASETTTPVREEFPGCYNFQFSLANQESTKHRIYSQSLGKVFINMDETLPLRFKWDPPVDGLYLRTTMVFSLDQYASDPVRRCHNHMALNNTNNRDYDPRVIKHVVRCLDHSSMYEERNEHLSVLTPLRTPQPGSQYVLMNFKFLCKNSCPSGMNRRPTDLIFTLEDHKRTVLGRRILPVRVCSCPKRDKMKEESEITQPEVKKRKHCLSGSLKVMPSCDTHVFNVQLNIIGKENYLAVLKYAYDIMAGQASRTGQYEFFKPYMDDILRKTP; via the exons ATGACTAACAAAAACGGATTTTCAGACTCACAAGAGTCAGCATTACTAGACGACGATGCGTTTTCGGAATTGCAGAGAGAAAT CGGAAGCCATACTTTGCCATTATTAACAGAGAATATGATTGACGACAATATCGATGATAAATTTGAGAGCAACCAAGAATACGATATGACAAATTTAACACAACAGTACATGGAAGgaaaagtaatgaaaaatgaagacTCTCCCGAATATTATCCAGCATCGGAAACCACAACTCCAGTAAGGGAAGAATTTCCTGGATGTTACaattttcagttttcattGGCTAATCAAGAGTCTACTAAACATCGAATT taTTCTCAGTCATTGGGAAAAGTATTCATTAACATGGATGAAACATTACCATTGCGTTTTAAATGGGATCCACCTGTTGATGGTTTATATTTGCGCACTACCATGGTTTTTAGTTTGGATCAATATGCAAGTGATCCAGTCAGAAGATGCCATAACCATATggcattaaataatacaaacaatCGAGATTATGACCCAAGAGTTATAAAACATGTTGTTCGCTGTTTAGATCATTCAAGCATGTATGAAGAAAGAAATGAGCATTTGTCTGTACTGACACCTCTTCGTACACCACAACCAGGATCACAGTATGTGctaatgaatttcaaatttttatgtaagaaTAGTTGCCCATCTGGCATGAATCGTAGACCAACAGATTTAATCTTTACTTTGGAAGACCATAAAAGAACGGTACTGGGTAGACGTATACTTCCGGTTAGGGTTTGTAGCTGTCCAAAGAGagacaaaatgaaagaagaatCAGAGATAACACAACCTGAAGTTAAGAAAAGGAAGCATTGTTTATCAGGTTCTTTAAAAGTTATGCCATCCTGTGATACACATGTCTTTAATGTTCAATTGAACATAATTGGGAAAGAAAACTATTTAGCGGTATTAAAATATGCTTACGATATAATGGCTGGCCAGGCTTCGCGAACTGGccaatatgaattttttaaaccgtATATGGACGATATATTACGCAAAACTCcataa
- the P53 gene encoding transcription factor p53 isoform X2 encodes MIDDNIDDKFESNQEYDMTNLTQQYMEGKVMKNEDSPEYYPASETTTPVREEFPGCYNFQFSLANQESTKHRIYSQSLGKVFINMDETLPLRFKWDPPVDGLYLRTTMVFSLDQYASDPVRRCHNHMALNNTNNRDYDPRVIKHVVRCLDHSSMYEERNEHLSVLTPLRTPQPGSQYVLMNFKFLCKNSCPSGMNRRPTDLIFTLEDHKRTVLGRRILPVRVCSCPKRDKMKEESEITQPEVKKRKHCLSGSLKVMPSCDTHVFNVQLNIIGKENYLAVLKYAYDIMAGQASRTGQYEFFKPYMDDILRKTP; translated from the exons ATGATTGACGACAATATCGATGATAAATTTGAGAGCAACCAAGAATACGATATGACAAATTTAACACAACAGTACATGGAAGgaaaagtaatgaaaaatgaagacTCTCCCGAATATTATCCAGCATCGGAAACCACAACTCCAGTAAGGGAAGAATTTCCTGGATGTTACaattttcagttttcattGGCTAATCAAGAGTCTACTAAACATCGAATT taTTCTCAGTCATTGGGAAAAGTATTCATTAACATGGATGAAACATTACCATTGCGTTTTAAATGGGATCCACCTGTTGATGGTTTATATTTGCGCACTACCATGGTTTTTAGTTTGGATCAATATGCAAGTGATCCAGTCAGAAGATGCCATAACCATATggcattaaataatacaaacaatCGAGATTATGACCCAAGAGTTATAAAACATGTTGTTCGCTGTTTAGATCATTCAAGCATGTATGAAGAAAGAAATGAGCATTTGTCTGTACTGACACCTCTTCGTACACCACAACCAGGATCACAGTATGTGctaatgaatttcaaatttttatgtaagaaTAGTTGCCCATCTGGCATGAATCGTAGACCAACAGATTTAATCTTTACTTTGGAAGACCATAAAAGAACGGTACTGGGTAGACGTATACTTCCGGTTAGGGTTTGTAGCTGTCCAAAGAGagacaaaatgaaagaagaatCAGAGATAACACAACCTGAAGTTAAGAAAAGGAAGCATTGTTTATCAGGTTCTTTAAAAGTTATGCCATCCTGTGATACACATGTCTTTAATGTTCAATTGAACATAATTGGGAAAGAAAACTATTTAGCGGTATTAAAATATGCTTACGATATAATGGCTGGCCAGGCTTCGCGAACTGGccaatatgaattttttaaaccgtATATGGACGATATATTACGCAAAACTCcataa